gaaacccAAGTACTAAGTTTAAAATCCAGGTTCCAGATATTGGTCCGGATTAAATCCGAGCCGGAACTCATAACCGGAACCTGGCCGGACCGGGTCGAAAAAAATATAGTCCAGATGAACAGCCTTAGTAGGTTTGGATGGtgaaattgtttgtgaatatttgtaaatagtagtgagaagAGAGTGTAATTCTTAAAACACTACacatgcataatttatttgaaaatattgatagaaCTTTTTTAGAGTCTGTAACGCTCTCCTCTCAAAAAACAACCAACTCCATAATATTGGAAGTTCAGACGGGAACCCTTCAATGACAAGGTCATTAAATAATTTAGTAATTAGTACTAGTACGTACGAGCATTAGGTGTGCAGATCTTTTGATCGGAATTGGGTATGAAAATCTCATCagacattttgaaaaaaaagtagattttattatgaaaaaatataaaataattatttttttttataaatcatatGCGATTTATATACTTGAGACATTTACGTTAACGCATTGTATAATTAcattatttgagaaatttatgCCTACATGGTATGtgtatcattttatttcattcagTTACCTTGAGGATTCTGAGTAGATCAATGCTTTGCCAAATCAGATTAACTAAGATATTTCTGGGCTCGAAAAATATTAAGGCAtcatttggttatacaaatcattttatataatcattataatttttttaaattctcgcatgaaatacaataaacaatttatctaatattaaaaaattaaaacaaaaaaaaattaacattaaaaaaattatattataataatattttatttaacttctgtcttatctcatattatctttATAACCAAACGACACCTAAATTATATTGGGCTTGTCACAAGACAACCTTACACAAATTTACCATAAAAAGTTAATGAGATGATAAATCAAATTACAACTTTAAGGAATACTTATCTCGTCTATTAATGGataatttatgagatttttaataacaaaatggTCTATTTAATTTGCCTTTATATACTTATTGTGctcttaaattatttgattttgatcatcTTACTATTATGTCGCTAATAGTTGGTTAAATATGTTAAATCAatcaaaatgatatatataaaagaattaaaataaaaagaagatgtCAATTGGCGACCCAAGTGCACCTAAGTATTAATTTTAGACTAGGAGGAAGTATTAATTTATCACATGCAGGATACAATGAGCTGCAAGAAGTATTCAGTACAATGATATTTTTAGTTAGATAGACGCTCTAAAACTAAACAATAGAGCATAGTCAAACAATTAATTGACTTCTGATGCAATACCAGTTACCAAAATTCATGAATTTGCATATCAAATAAATAGTTCACTAGAAATGTTAGATACGGTCATAGAGTATCAAAGTTATatacatttcatttaaaatatatatataattcatcattagaaaataattgtttcATACGGatcatgaatttattcattgttttaaaaataattggcGAGACTTGCacattataaatatcatttatcatataaaaataattcatatagcctatttttaagtcaaatggccttttatattctataaggataatgatagacttactaCCTTCCTAGTTTAATACTCTATAgtgtatttgatttattttttatttattttctcttaagtatttttttaacatcattaataattaataaaaaaatagaaaaatatacaatttcactaatagtcatATTCTTAatctttagtaaaaataaaaaaattaaaaattaagaaaataataaatgagtaatACGAGAGTAGTAAACCTATcatcttatttataattaaattctgTATACaatgtgatttaaaaaaaataaaattaactcatTTGTTACACCGCGTATGCGTCACAACCCCATTActtatttattcgttattattgttttttttaaaaaaaatttaattgtaagtaattatgtatattaatatgtatatttattcaatataattgattagaaagtaaattttattaaaatataaaaataataatattaatatacatattaGTAGGCAAACCTATTTGGatgtaacaaaactctttttgaaattttgaatgccCAAATTCCGTATTCCGCggaaagaaaccctaaacaataaaagaacaaagaaagtgtaaaaaaaggaaggaaaaaaccCCACCAGAAGGGCCAAAACCAAAACCCTCCAAAAATCCAAAGCGGCAAAGCTCCGGAAGCCGAAGAAGCAAAGGAAAAATATCTCACGCCCACCAATCTCTCTCAATGTCTCAAAAATCATCCTCTCACTCTCAGGCATCAATTCTAATTTCTTGACAAAACTTTGTTATTGCTGTCTCTTCCCCTGTTTCTATATGTTCATTCACATGGAACACGcgtttatatatttgtgtagcAATCTATGATAGACCTGCAAGTTGCATTTGCACAATTGGATAAATATAGGTTCTAAACACTGTTTGCTgataaaactaacaaaaaatgGCATTTGAATCGCAGTCTTTGAAGAAGAGGTGCTCCACTGGGGTTTTTGGAGACGTATTGTACGGGACGATGATGTTTCCCAAAGAGCTTGAAATCGACAAGGAGACCAATTTCGTGTTAGGATTTCAAGTTCCAGACCTCGGATGTATCGTCAAAGTGAGTGTCAgatctctctgtttttttgcCTTTCATTTTATTGTAAACGATTTATGCTTGGTTGCCGGGAGAATCAcgtgaaattttttgaaaagaaattaagagaCTATTCCGACTTTGAGCGAAATATAAAAACTCTTGCCActttttagcctttttttttttgtttcaaaaaaaaaaaaagaaacagaaacttCTGTTTCCATATGTCTCTCTGGTCGCGAGCAAACGATATatggaaatctgaaaacaataaACGAAAAGAGAAGGCATTGTGAACACACTTATCAAGGTCCCAGCCGCAGAGATTACAATGGAAGTGTAtttctatatatgttttcattAGGTGAGAAAATAGAGGGGCAATGAAATCAAGAACTCTGTTTTCTACGTTGTTTCTGCTCTACAAAGCCCTGTGCTTGGCAGCTAAGATAATGGATCAAAGTCCTCGAAAGAAATTTTTagatcttttgttttgtttgtttattgccttttttttccttaagaaCAAAAGTATACACAAGAACGATTTGATTTCAAGGGTGGAAACTAGTTTTATTTTGGATCACATCAGtaaacatttttcagaaattGAGTGTTCTGCAAAGAGATAACAGCAGAGTTTCTCtcttctgttttgttttgttttgaaggcTTTCCGGTTGTTTAACCTTTTCTATTTCTGTGCCTGGCTACGGTTTGTGTTCCCATGGACATTGCGGCTTGTGTTACAGGTTTATGATGCACGTGTTTaccattattttttatctgttAATTAAGATTGGTTGTGACAGTCCCTTTGGCGACTGaaataagaaagtaaaaaaaaaaaaaaggtttcattTTCAATTGGCTATATCTCATTGACATGCTTCGATATAATTCAGGATTTTTTAAAGAGTAGGGAAGTTCGTGAGTTTGTTAGCGGGGCTTTAGCAGGTGCTATGACCAAAGCCATACTTGCTCCTCTCGAGACCATCAGGTTggctttgtgttttttttttcctaatttttctcacttcttattttataagttaataaTGAGCAACGATGTTAATTACTTTATGGGTTAAGTGTATTATGTCCTGGGGAGTGGTGGAGCTGTTGGCAGGCTGGTATGGCAGTGTTGTCCTTCTGGAAGTGACAAAAGTTCAAAAGTTTTTAGGATGGTTCCTTTGTGCTTGATGTTGCATTTGGCAGTAACAAACTTCTTCAAAAAAATTGCCTGGAACGCAAGGCTTGAACTTTTGAAGATTGTTTGAGGATGGTATcagaatttaaaatcattctATTGCGCACCCTCCAACTCACTAGCTTTCTGATTTCAAAGACTTctgctctttctttttcttgctagttgggtatatccttttgCTTACTTTCTGGATATTAGGGTTGCCCCTCTCTATGTTTTTAATCAAATTGCTTATTGAAAAttcctaggggttggctcaagtgataaaggccttggtcttggtgttATGCTCCCTCCAAatctaaggtttgaatcctcttgggtgcaaacaatttataggggccatcggactagaGAACTTTCCCTCTAGTTACCCgatgtgcacttgcgggaaactttTTGTCGAGAGCCTATACACTCTtgagattagtcgggactttatTTTCAGACATTCagtcaataaagaaaaaaaaattttttattggcaaATTAGAAATTggttatatatgtttaataaggaaaattctatacccCATACTACCATCctactttcatcccactatgtAAGATATgacatttatcaccattggaTTATcctttattggattttttttatcatccaatggtgataaatgtgccacatcttaCATAGTGGGATAAAAGTAGAATGTGAGTGTGGTATATAACACTACTCGTTTAATAATCTCTCTTTTGTGGCCATCTTGATTGATGATGGTTGCCTTCTATGTCATTTGATCCCCGAAACACCACATACATTGTTGCTTACTTTATGTAGCTTGTCAATTTGTTTTGCATAccttttcttttgttcattCATGGTTCCTTTTGTGGGTTTTCTCTCATCTTCCATTGTGATAAACTCCCACATCAATTAGGTCTATTACCAGTTGACCATTGTttttacttataagaaaaaagtTCTCTCATCTTCTTAAATTTCTATAAGGGTGCTTCTCTTGTATGCCACCAGTGTACTTGGATTgtgttttttgggtttttttaataaaattttagttaattatatataaaaaaaagttcggTGCTGGTGGCTTGATACTGAAGGCAGCGTGCATTGATCATATAAACAAATTGAGGTAGCCTTGTCCCATCACCACATCCCTTGGGAAGCTGATTTGATCCCATACAGAGGCCAAAGGATTTACTGGCTGAGCTAGGTGGAACTTAAGGCGACAATTTAGTGGTTCCATCAAGTAGATATTAGTAGTTGGTTTAGATCATTGCAGTAGTTTAGCTGCTTTGTTTTGATgtatgatgaataaaatttgagaaaaccACTTCCGTTTGTTTCGCTAATTTCTTCAGCACTCACTAAATGAGgaataaagaaattttggaCAGTCATTTGGGTTCTAATCTGTTATGAAAGCATATTAACTGGAATGCATTACTTCCCCTTTAATTGTTTAATCACTTCAGGCTATTTTCCTATGCTTTGCACTCTTAACACTTACCAcgtatatttttttgaagaaaatcagTATGTATTAGATTCTCTTTAACAAATCCATATTGTTTAATTTCTGGATGAGCTGTGTGGTGTATATTTCACACACACTGTGGTATGGATGTTACATATTTTGGATGGATGTGGTCTACACTAAACTAAGATTATGCAATGCTGACTAGTATTAATGGATGTGATCTATATTAATCTGTGATTATTCTGTCAGATTTTGGTCGATCACCTCTTTGAGGTGCTTCcttctcattatataaaaaatagttccagaaataattacaaagataagattgagaattcaatttgaatctcaacaaactacatctttatcttatctaaaCTAACCTGACTTTAATTTGAATCTCAACAAACTACAGCTTTATCTTATCTAAACTAACCTGACTTTATCCTATCTAAATATGTACAAGTTTAATTCAAATACAAGATaagattagtaaataaatcctaatctatttgaaattcaGTTCTGCTGTATCCCAGTAAAATAGGAGATTAGTTGCCATGTAACCCTAGCCACAACCCAGTAAAATAGGAGATTGGCTGCCTAGCTGCCGTATCTTAAAGAAAACTGTAGTTTTCCTTTGATATATTCATTATACAATGCCGACCAGTATTTTAAAGATGCGTGTTTGAGGTTCACTCAATATGGGTAGAGTTGCTTTAGTACTTGgaattaataaagtaattaaatcCCTGTACTGGGaattaataaactaaaattatacAATGCTAACCAGTATTCTAAAGATGTGTACTCTAGGTTCACTCAATATGGGTAGTCTTACTTTAGTGCTGGGAATTAATTTGTGGTTTTGTGTGGATAATCCAAAAGATTGATTTAAATTTGCTGAATAACAGTTGACAACATTTTGGCCAGGTTTCTTTTCTGGagtttcattttacaaaaaaaaaaaaaaaaaatcatctaacGACCAACTTAGCTGTCATAAATCAGCGACTATCTCAACCCATCCAATGCAAGCTATGAAATTTGAGGATGTCCAAAAGGTCTTATTTGCACTGAACTTCTTAAGATTTGAACCTTGATTAAATTAGAGATTTGAAACAGTTATTGTCATTAGCAAATTTatgataacaaaaaataaagcatgAAATACATAGTATGACTTGTGACATGAAACTTTCAGGACAAGAATGGTGGTTGGTGTTGGATCCAAACACATTGCTGGTAGTTTCGTTGAGGTTATTGAGCAGCAGGGCTGGCAAGGATTATGGGCTGGGAATGCAATCAATATGCTTCGCATAATCCCTACCCAGGCAATTGAGCTTGGAACATTTGAATGTGTAAAACGGGCAATGACATCAGCACAAGAGAAATGGAATCAAACGGAATGCCCGAGCGTACAAATTGGCCCTGTCAGTTTGAACTTCTCTCTCTCCTGGATTTCTCCAGTTGCCGTGGCCGGTGCAGCTGCTGGAATTGTTAGCACGCTCGTTTGCCATCCCCTCGAGGTTTTAAAGGTATTCGCTAGGGACAATCttgtgaaaattgaaatttgagagaAGTGCCCAACCATTCTTTTATGTTCTTGGACATTAATTACATATGATCTCTGCTGAACTGTCATGATAACGTCATATACCcctttatgttttatttatttcttatatggTTGGAACTAGATTTTGTTTTTAACACTCTCTTCTAACTTATTGATATTCAATGATGAATGCAGAAGCCTTTTCTCGTGCACGTAAGTTTCACTCCCAAACTGATTGTTTTCCTTCTAACTTCTTATTACAGGATCGGTTGACTATCAGTCGTGAAGTATACCCTAGTTTAAGCATTGCTATTAGCAAAATTTATAAGGATGGAGGTATTGGCGCCTTTTATGCCGGTATCTCACCAACTTTGATTGGCATGCTTCCGTACAGTACTTGTTACTATTTCATGTACGAGAAATTGAAGAAATCTTACTGCCAATCAAAAAATAAGAAGTCTTTAAGTCGTCCAGAGATGCTTCTGGTTGGAGCTCTTGCAGGTGAGCAACATGGCTTCAACAATGCCATGTGGTCTTTATGAAAAATCTCTCTTGGTTTCTTTTAATATGAGCTTAAAAGAACCCATTCAATTCCTTTTGACAAAGATAATGAGAAACTGGCGTCTTAACTtcccaatcttttttttttccccattgataatgtataataatcgctttgaaaactTATGGATCCTTATGTCTGAACTAGAACTGATTCTTTGCCCATTAATAGCTTCAATATAACGTATTAATTCGGTTTTGGAACTATTTGCTTATTAATTGATCAGAATTCTTGTGCATGCCTCATGACGGTGAAGTTTCATTTAGCTCAGACGAAACTATCATTCATGTCCATTCCCCGTCATTCTCaactaatttgaatttcataTACCTCATGCATTGCCAGGTTTTACAGCTAGTACAATTAGCTTTCCATTGGAGGTGGCCAGGAAAAGGCTAATGGTGGGAGCTCTAGAGGGTAAGTGCCCACCCCACATGGCAGCGGCACTTTCGGAAGTCATCAAGGAGAAAGGCCTGATGGGACTCTACAGAGGGTGGGGGGCTAGTTGTTTAAAGGTCATGCCATCCTCTGGCATCACCTGGATGTTTTATGAAGCTTGGAAAGACATATTACTTGGGAAAGGTCATCTCTGACACATCCTCCACGATTCCACATAAAGTTCATAGTTAAGACTTATGTTGGGGTCGCTTACTGGAAATTACAAGGTGGAAGGTACCACCAACCAACTAGCATGCTGAAGTCTCTTGGTGGCTCGGCATGGTCCTGACATCATATCTTGCTTTTTTCTCAAGGGAAGTTCATGGTTT
Above is a genomic segment from Juglans microcarpa x Juglans regia isolate MS1-56 chromosome 1D, Jm3101_v1.0, whole genome shotgun sequence containing:
- the LOC121257517 gene encoding probable mitochondrial adenine nucleotide transporter BTL1, with the protein product MSQKSSSHSQSLKKRCSTGVFGDVLYGTMMFPKELEIDKETNFVLGFQVPDLGCIVKDFLKSREVREFVSGALAGAMTKAILAPLETIRTRMVVGVGSKHIAGSFVEVIEQQGWQGLWAGNAINMLRIIPTQAIELGTFECVKRAMTSAQEKWNQTECPSVQIGPVSLNFSLSWISPVAVAGAAAGIVSTLVCHPLEVLKDRLTISREVYPSLSIAISKIYKDGGIGAFYAGISPTLIGMLPYSTCYYFMYEKLKKSYCQSKNKKSLSRPEMLLVGALAGFTASTISFPLEVARKRLMVGALEGKCPPHMAAALSEVIKEKGLMGLYRGWGASCLKVMPSSGITWMFYEAWKDILLGKGHL